A stretch of Aureispira sp. CCB-E DNA encodes these proteins:
- a CDS encoding DUF6089 family protein: MNKFIYSCLFLLLAIPTFAQQHRYAVKIGLHAGLSNYYGDLSHQVWDLPHQFKQPIQDFNFLSYGLSVEYHLSKTFGLRLWGMKSQFKASDRTYENSGTYTRALNVQTDLFDASLLGIVYLDNDLVFNSNSIIAPYFMLGGGMTYFETKGDLLSNNNNRYYYWSDNTIRTEDQNGINAANAQIIEQDYQYETSLRPLNTEENAYSPITWNVALGLGIKFRLSKRFHLHLEALVRYTGSDYLDDVSGNYRTTYNDNFQAYAANPSGINRSRRGNSPEMNDWYSFVGLSAHYSFGQKTYKIRPAIIYTEGLLTTMPPVSNTTGNTTKEWSSSTGQSADTIVQKIITTTTTIKTVTSDTINSTSLSSEENTNLPSSNVAPIRPDEISKPTVNRILDDSIRSIAPPVVPQNYTLDSTRLELDSIEQTRLPQRNVDSLLNDSIPNIVLPPVTNYQADSTYISTDSLTQNRISTPTINTIINDSIKKLPAATPLSPSSDNSETIRTLELQQQEQKYQYELLLQKAKYERQLAELALQKELEQERKKSAPNSKEQELQYQLKLEEQKHINELEKLKLLHQLELLKNRPSLDTTPKELQLQQQKYEADLKLQQQEYEYKLKIQELQNQLNIEQLKKTDGRTGAVNPSNSSTLSAQELERLTSALNRQSGAKDTLVINNNYSPAAQEELMRMQANQRALLLQIERLKATQPASKDTLKIVQRDSIFIDNGNNAALTKQLNQQQDFNNSLVAKLAIATQKSVEQQRKIDSLQRTIQKVESEKKSVASELEVFLAQKKGTYVTKIYFDVGKSSLTVQAQETLTTLVHYLEKYPTVQFWVKGFASKTGRKELNERLSAERAQEVANFLKQSGIQGERVRSTPLGELDSSARDELARRAEVHLSF; encoded by the coding sequence ATGAATAAATTTATCTATTCTTGTCTTTTTTTACTCTTAGCCATTCCTACTTTTGCACAGCAACACCGCTATGCTGTCAAGATTGGTTTGCACGCTGGTCTGAGTAATTACTATGGTGATTTAAGTCACCAAGTTTGGGATTTACCCCATCAATTTAAGCAACCCATACAAGATTTCAATTTTCTATCTTATGGGCTTTCAGTTGAGTACCACCTTTCCAAAACATTTGGCTTGCGTTTGTGGGGTATGAAAAGCCAATTCAAAGCGAGTGATCGAACCTATGAAAATAGTGGTACTTATACTCGTGCTTTAAACGTTCAGACAGATTTGTTTGATGCTAGTCTACTGGGAATCGTTTATTTAGATAACGATTTGGTTTTTAATAGTAACAGTATCATCGCACCGTACTTCATGTTGGGTGGTGGAATGACTTACTTTGAAACAAAAGGCGATTTACTTTCTAATAATAATAATCGTTATTACTATTGGTCTGACAATACAATCCGTACCGAAGATCAAAATGGGATCAATGCCGCCAATGCCCAAATAATAGAACAAGATTATCAATACGAAACCTCTTTGCGTCCTTTGAATACAGAAGAAAATGCTTATAGTCCAATTACTTGGAATGTTGCCTTAGGGTTGGGAATAAAATTCCGTCTATCCAAGCGTTTTCACTTGCACCTAGAAGCCTTGGTTCGGTATACAGGAAGCGATTATTTGGACGATGTTAGTGGGAACTATAGAACTACTTATAATGATAATTTTCAAGCTTATGCTGCTAACCCAAGTGGCATTAATCGCTCTAGAAGAGGCAATTCTCCTGAGATGAATGATTGGTATAGCTTTGTAGGACTTTCTGCACATTATAGCTTTGGTCAAAAAACTTATAAAATTCGTCCTGCTATTATCTATACAGAGGGTTTGTTAACAACAATGCCTCCAGTTTCTAATACAACTGGCAATACCACAAAAGAATGGTCTTCTAGCACAGGTCAATCTGCCGATACTATTGTGCAGAAAATTATTACTACCACCACGACCATCAAAACGGTCACAAGTGATACCATCAATTCTACGTCTTTATCTTCTGAAGAAAACACCAATCTGCCATCTTCAAACGTAGCTCCTATCCGTCCTGATGAAATATCTAAACCAACAGTGAATCGGATATTAGATGATTCTATTCGTTCTATTGCTCCTCCTGTTGTGCCCCAAAATTACACGCTAGATTCTACTCGTTTGGAGCTTGACTCGATAGAGCAAACTAGACTCCCTCAGCGTAACGTAGATAGTCTTTTAAATGATTCTATTCCTAATATAGTCCTTCCTCCTGTTACAAATTATCAAGCAGATTCTACCTATATCTCTACTGATAGTTTGACACAAAATCGTATCTCAACGCCTACCATCAATACGATTATAAATGACTCTATAAAAAAATTACCTGCCGCCACTCCTTTATCTCCTAGCTCGGATAATTCTGAAACGATTCGAACATTAGAATTACAGCAACAAGAGCAAAAGTATCAATATGAATTGCTGTTACAAAAAGCAAAATATGAACGACAGTTAGCAGAATTAGCCTTGCAAAAAGAACTAGAGCAAGAACGGAAAAAAAGTGCTCCTAACAGCAAAGAACAAGAATTGCAATACCAACTAAAGTTGGAGGAACAAAAGCATATCAATGAGCTAGAAAAATTGAAACTGCTCCATCAATTAGAGTTGCTCAAAAATCGTCCTAGCCTAGATACAACGCCAAAAGAATTACAATTACAACAACAAAAATACGAGGCTGATTTGAAGTTGCAACAACAAGAGTACGAGTACAAACTAAAAATACAAGAACTCCAAAACCAATTGAATATTGAACAGTTGAAAAAAACGGATGGACGTACAGGAGCTGTTAATCCGTCTAACTCGTCTACCCTATCTGCCCAAGAACTTGAACGGTTAACCAGTGCCTTGAACCGCCAAAGTGGGGCAAAAGATACCCTTGTCATTAACAACAATTATAGCCCCGCTGCACAAGAAGAATTGATGCGCATGCAAGCTAATCAAAGAGCTTTATTATTACAAATAGAACGCTTAAAAGCAACTCAACCAGCCTCTAAAGATACCCTTAAAATTGTGCAAAGAGATTCTATTTTTATAGATAATGGCAATAACGCTGCTTTAACAAAACAATTAAATCAACAACAGGATTTTAATAATTCTCTAGTTGCAAAATTGGCTATTGCTACTCAAAAAAGTGTTGAGCAACAACGTAAAATCGACAGCCTTCAACGTACCATTCAAAAAGTAGAATCTGAAAAAAAAAGTGTTGCTAGCGAATTAGAAGTTTTTTTAGCACAAAAGAAAGGAACCTATGTAACTAAAATCTATTTTGATGTGGGTAAATCTAGCTTGACGGTACAAGCCCAAGAAACATTAACTACTTTGGTGCATTACTTAGAAAAATATCCAACCGTTCAGTTTTGGGTCAAAGGCTTTGCAAGCAAAACAGGTCGCAAGGAACTAAATGAACGGCTATCTGCTGAAAGAGCTCAAGAGGTTGCCAATTTCCTAAAACAGTCTGGCATTCAAGGAGAACGAGTTCGATCTACTCCATTAGGAGAACTTGATAGTTCGGCAAGAGACGAATTGGCTCGACGAGCAGAAGTTCACTTATCCTTCTAA
- a CDS encoding SulP family inorganic anion transporter — MNIKSKLPILDWLPNYQKKHLKGDINAGLTVGIMLIPQGMAYAMLAGLPPIYGLYAAIIPQLVYAILGTSRQLGVGPVAMDSLLVAVSVSQFAQAESSEYISLAILLALIVGVIQLLMGFLRLGVLVNFLSHPVISGFTSAAAIIISISQLKHLIGVDLEQGQFLHTILLDAIQKVDQINPYTLVIGLSGILIIILAKKYTPTIPAPLIIVVAGILGVWGLGLNQYNVAIVQDIPQGLPSPQLPDQLFNLEVIQKLLPSAITLALVAFMEAIAVSKAIQARHNDYKIDPNQELIALGMANLFGSFFQSFPGTGGFSRSAVNDQAGAKTNLAAIISATFVILTLLFLTPLFYYLPKAVLASIIMVAVFKLISVEDAVQLWKGGHKRDFFILLATFLATLIIGIQKGILVGVLLSIIGILYDTLYPNIVLNDTLVEIPNNALIIRFEEQLYFANSNHFKEKMEAILQEKITVKNTQAIDYAILDGTHIHQIDSTGEKALESIVQLYQQEGVSIALVDMPCNYSKSSFPTINAAIKSFSTN, encoded by the coding sequence ATGAATATAAAATCAAAACTCCCTATCCTAGATTGGCTACCTAATTATCAAAAAAAACATTTAAAAGGAGATATCAATGCAGGCCTCACAGTAGGTATTATGCTCATTCCCCAAGGAATGGCTTATGCTATGCTGGCTGGGTTACCTCCTATTTATGGCTTGTATGCTGCTATTATCCCGCAATTAGTTTATGCTATTTTAGGCACCTCAAGACAATTGGGAGTAGGTCCTGTAGCGATGGATTCCTTACTAGTTGCCGTTAGTGTTAGTCAATTTGCACAAGCAGAAAGTAGTGAATACATTAGTTTGGCGATTCTTTTAGCTCTAATAGTTGGCGTTATTCAGTTATTAATGGGCTTTTTACGGCTAGGAGTTTTGGTTAATTTCTTATCCCACCCTGTCATTAGTGGTTTTACCTCTGCGGCAGCCATTATTATTAGCATCAGTCAACTCAAGCACCTGATAGGGGTTGATTTAGAGCAGGGGCAATTTTTGCATACTATTCTGTTAGACGCGATACAAAAAGTGGATCAAATCAATCCTTATACCCTTGTCATTGGTTTATCAGGGATACTTATTATCATTCTTGCGAAAAAATATACGCCAACAATCCCTGCCCCGTTGATTATAGTCGTAGCAGGAATACTCGGTGTTTGGGGATTGGGTTTAAACCAATACAATGTAGCTATTGTTCAAGACATTCCTCAAGGATTGCCGAGTCCTCAACTTCCTGATCAACTGTTCAACCTAGAGGTTATTCAAAAACTCTTACCTAGTGCGATCACACTTGCCTTAGTTGCATTTATGGAAGCGATTGCCGTATCGAAAGCGATACAAGCTCGCCACAACGATTATAAAATAGATCCGAATCAAGAATTAATAGCATTAGGAATGGCCAATCTATTTGGTTCCTTCTTTCAGAGTTTTCCAGGTACAGGAGGATTTTCTAGAAGTGCCGTTAACGACCAAGCTGGTGCCAAAACCAATCTAGCAGCTATCATTAGTGCCACCTTTGTTATTCTAACGTTACTGTTTCTAACACCTTTGTTTTATTACCTTCCCAAAGCAGTATTGGCATCTATCATCATGGTCGCTGTTTTTAAACTCATTTCTGTTGAAGATGCCGTTCAACTTTGGAAAGGTGGTCACAAGCGTGATTTCTTTATTTTATTAGCTACCTTCTTAGCGACTTTGATAATTGGCATACAAAAGGGAATATTAGTTGGGGTGTTGCTTTCCATTATTGGAATTTTATACGACACTTTGTATCCCAATATTGTTCTTAATGATACGCTTGTAGAAATCCCCAACAATGCGCTTATCATTCGCTTTGAAGAACAACTTTATTTTGCCAATAGCAATCACTTCAAAGAAAAGATGGAAGCCATATTACAAGAAAAAATAACGGTAAAAAATACGCAAGCGATTGATTATGCCATCCTAGATGGTACACACATACACCAAATCGACAGCACTGGTGAAAAGGCGTTGGAAAGTATTGTACAACTTTATCAACAAGAGGGTGTCTCTATTGCCTTGGTAGATATGCCTTGCAATTACTCTAAAAGCTCCTTCCCCACCATTAATGCTGCTATTAAGAGTTTCTCTACAAATTAA
- a CDS encoding DUF6691 family protein, with protein sequence MKGLKYILAGILFGIVMTKSEAISWFRIQEMFLFQSIHMYGIIGVAVVLGIIQVAIIKRKQLKDIKGEVIQFSPKQMSIPRYLFGGIIFGLGWAMTGACPGPMYTLLGHGFPIMIVVIASAILGTLTYGALRSKLPH encoded by the coding sequence ATGAAAGGTTTAAAATATATTTTGGCAGGAATACTCTTTGGTATTGTTATGACAAAATCGGAGGCAATCTCTTGGTTTCGAATTCAAGAAATGTTTTTATTCCAATCTATCCATATGTACGGAATTATTGGTGTAGCAGTTGTGTTAGGAATTATACAGGTTGCTATTATAAAACGCAAACAATTAAAAGATATAAAAGGAGAGGTCATTCAATTCTCTCCCAAACAAATGAGTATTCCTAGGTACCTTTTTGGAGGGATCATCTTTGGATTAGGTTGGGCAATGACTGGAGCTTGTCCTGGTCCCATGTATACACTTTTGGGGCATGGTTTTCCAATTATGATTGTTGTCATTGCCAGTGCTATTTTGGGTACCTTGACTTATGGTGCGCTGCGTTCTAAACTGCCACATTAA
- a CDS encoding YeeE/YedE family protein — translation MLELIQQPWHWAFSGFMIAFTMFILLFWGKSFGMSATMRAMCAAGGAGKKISFFDFEWKKQGWNLLFALGAVIGGYIASNYLTSPEPVQISSATIAHLQGWGINYPSTIAEGTGYLPLDLFNFETLLTLKGLLLFVGGGFFVGFGARYAGGCTSGHAISGLSNLQVPSLIAVIGFFIGGLLMTHILLPLILKL, via the coding sequence ATGTTAGAATTAATACAACAACCTTGGCATTGGGCATTTAGTGGTTTCATGATTGCCTTTACCATGTTTATTTTACTTTTCTGGGGCAAAAGCTTTGGTATGTCGGCTACGATGCGTGCCATGTGTGCTGCGGGTGGTGCAGGCAAAAAAATTAGCTTTTTTGATTTTGAGTGGAAAAAACAAGGTTGGAACTTATTATTTGCCCTAGGAGCTGTTATTGGTGGTTATATAGCATCTAATTACCTAACAAGCCCAGAGCCTGTTCAGATTTCTTCAGCAACTATTGCTCATTTGCAAGGATGGGGTATCAACTACCCTAGTACAATAGCTGAGGGAACTGGGTATTTGCCCTTGGATTTGTTCAACTTCGAAACCTTGCTAACCCTCAAAGGCTTGTTGCTTTTTGTCGGAGGTGGTTTCTTTGTTGGGTTTGGCGCTCGATACGCAGGAGGATGTACTTCTGGACATGCCATTAGTGGTTTGTCTAATTTACAAGTGCCTTCTTTAATTGCTGTCATCGGATTTTTTATCGGAGGTTTATTAATGACACATATCTTACTTCCTTTAATCTTAAAACTTTAA
- a CDS encoding rhodanese-like domain-containing protein, with product MKIEQIYTGCLAQGAYYIESQGEAVIIDPLRETKPYIERAQKDGATIKYILETHFHADFVSGHVDLAQKTGATIVYGPNAETAFEAYIAQDEEILRVGEIGIKVLHTPGHTMESTSYLLLDANGKETALFSGDTLFIGDVGRPDLAVKTHLTREDLAGHLFDSLRHKIMPLPDDVIVYPAHGAGSACGKNMSKETFDTLGNQKATNYALRANMSKDEFIEEVTSGLTQAPQYFPKNALLNKNGYESIDTVFERGVVALSPNDFEGIANETGALILDTRAPQTFKDAFVPNSINIGIDGGFAPWVGALIIDLKQPIVLVTDEGRAKEVVTRLARVGYDNVLGYLEGGIEAWTKAGKEIDQITSISAQDLEQELANNELNVLDVRKPNEFKSEHIVGASNFPLDYINDNIDELNRDTTYHIHCAGGYRSMITSSILKARGFHNLVEIAGGFKAIAATEIPKTEFVCPTTLS from the coding sequence ATGAAAATAGAACAAATATATACGGGTTGTTTGGCACAAGGTGCTTACTACATAGAATCTCAAGGAGAAGCAGTTATTATTGATCCATTGAGAGAAACAAAACCTTACATAGAACGTGCCCAAAAAGATGGGGCAACTATCAAATACATTCTTGAAACACATTTTCATGCTGATTTTGTTTCTGGACATGTAGACTTAGCCCAAAAAACAGGAGCCACCATTGTATATGGACCAAATGCAGAAACAGCTTTTGAGGCTTACATTGCACAAGATGAAGAAATTTTGCGTGTTGGAGAAATTGGCATTAAGGTACTCCATACTCCTGGGCATACCATGGAATCGACTTCTTATCTGCTACTAGATGCCAATGGAAAAGAAACAGCTTTGTTCTCTGGAGACACCCTATTTATTGGGGATGTTGGTCGACCTGATTTGGCTGTAAAAACTCATTTGACTAGAGAGGATTTGGCAGGGCATCTTTTTGATTCTTTGCGCCATAAAATAATGCCATTACCTGACGATGTCATTGTATATCCTGCCCATGGTGCTGGTTCTGCTTGTGGCAAAAATATGAGTAAAGAAACCTTTGATACCTTGGGCAATCAGAAAGCGACGAACTATGCGCTTCGTGCTAATATGAGCAAGGATGAGTTTATCGAAGAAGTTACTTCTGGACTAACCCAAGCACCTCAATATTTTCCTAAAAATGCATTGCTCAACAAAAACGGCTATGAAAGTATAGATACTGTTTTTGAAAGAGGAGTAGTTGCACTTTCACCAAATGATTTTGAAGGAATTGCCAACGAAACAGGTGCGTTGATTTTAGATACTAGAGCTCCTCAAACATTCAAAGATGCTTTTGTCCCCAATTCTATCAACATCGGTATTGATGGCGGGTTTGCTCCTTGGGTTGGCGCTCTTATTATTGATTTAAAACAGCCCATTGTTTTGGTAACAGACGAAGGTAGAGCTAAAGAAGTAGTTACTCGTTTGGCTCGTGTAGGCTATGACAATGTCTTGGGTTACTTAGAAGGTGGTATCGAAGCTTGGACAAAGGCAGGCAAAGAAATTGATCAAATCACATCTATTTCGGCTCAAGATTTAGAACAAGAGCTTGCCAATAACGAATTGAATGTTTTGGATGTAAGAAAACCTAATGAGTTTAAGTCAGAGCATATTGTAGGAGCAAGCAATTTCCCTCTAGATTATATTAATGATAATATAGACGAACTAAATAGAGACACCACTTATCACATTCATTGTGCAGGGGGGTACCGCTCTATGATTACCAGCTCTATTTTAAAAGCAAGAGGCTTCCATAACTTGGTAGAAATTGCTGGAGGATTCAAAGCTATTGCAGCAACAGAAATCCCTAAAACTGAATTTGTTTGCCCTACGACACTATCTTAA
- a CDS encoding rhodanese-like domain-containing protein, whose translation MNYKDLNPEAFKKAMAENDNVVLLDVRTPGEVAQGKIEGAVAIDFFADDFQTQVSALDKDKNYFVYCRSGQRSGQACQLMHQLGFQSLVNLEGGILAWNA comes from the coding sequence ATGAATTATAAAGATTTGAATCCCGAAGCATTCAAAAAAGCAATGGCGGAAAATGATAATGTGGTACTACTTGATGTAAGAACTCCTGGTGAGGTCGCACAAGGCAAAATTGAAGGGGCTGTTGCTATTGATTTTTTTGCCGATGACTTCCAAACTCAAGTTAGTGCATTGGACAAAGATAAAAACTACTTTGTATACTGTAGAAGTGGGCAAAGAAGTGGGCAAGCTTGCCAATTGATGCATCAACTAGGATTTCAAAGTTTGGTTAACCTAGAAGGTGGCATCTTGGCTTGGAATGCTTAA
- a CDS encoding DUF983 domain-containing protein, with protein sequence MFKKGSKLYSITNFKCPSCHEGDLYKSSLASMQGIYNMHDSCPKCNQDFQKEPGFYWGAMYIGYGLSSGYMLTAMVLCLFVFNLTVNQSFAAAIAGGVLFVPLIARLARAIWINIYVKYKPSSVES encoded by the coding sequence ATGTTTAAAAAAGGATCAAAATTATATAGTATCACCAATTTCAAATGCCCTAGTTGTCATGAAGGGGACTTATACAAAAGTTCGTTGGCATCTATGCAAGGAATTTATAATATGCATGACAGCTGTCCTAAATGCAACCAAGATTTTCAAAAAGAACCTGGCTTTTATTGGGGAGCAATGTATATCGGTTATGGTTTAAGCTCTGGCTATATGTTAACAGCTATGGTACTTTGCCTTTTTGTATTTAACCTAACAGTTAACCAAAGCTTTGCAGCGGCGATTGCAGGAGGTGTATTGTTTGTACCTTTGATTGCTCGTTTAGCTAGAGCTATATGGATCAATATTTATGTAAAATACAAACCTTCTTCGGTAGAATCTTAG
- a CDS encoding Crp/Fnr family transcriptional regulator: MEQQILQNRLRAELPMIQDRKLLDKIVEVGQVMQLKPGTVILDYGQHIRLVPIVLDGIIKVTQEGKEGDILLYYLAHGNTCPTAFTCCMMDKKSDIKAVAEEDTEILAIPIKYIDEWSREHIEWKNFIMYSYNIRFKELLSTIDAIAFGQLDQRLMDYLSKKIELTQKKEFQITHKQIALDLNTTREAISRLLKKMEQMGFVSLGRNRITVHHLNLKK; this comes from the coding sequence ATGGAACAACAAATATTACAAAATAGACTAAGGGCGGAACTTCCCATGATTCAAGACCGAAAATTATTGGATAAAATTGTGGAAGTTGGTCAAGTCATGCAACTCAAACCTGGTACTGTCATCTTAGATTATGGGCAACATATCCGACTTGTTCCCATTGTCTTAGATGGCATTATTAAGGTTACGCAAGAAGGGAAAGAAGGAGACATTCTGTTGTATTATTTAGCACATGGAAATACTTGTCCTACTGCTTTTACTTGCTGTATGATGGACAAAAAAAGCGACATAAAAGCTGTCGCAGAAGAAGATACTGAAATTCTAGCAATCCCTATTAAATACATTGACGAATGGTCTAGAGAACACATCGAATGGAAAAATTTTATTATGTATTCTTATAATATTCGTTTTAAAGAATTACTTTCGACTATTGATGCCATTGCATTCGGGCAATTGGATCAACGTTTGATGGATTATCTATCTAAAAAAATCGAATTAACACAAAAAAAAGAATTTCAGATTACCCACAAGCAAATTGCGCTCGATTTGAATACTACTAGAGAAGCAATTTCTAGATTATTAAAAAAGATGGAACAAATGGGTTTTGTAAGTTTGGGTCGCAATCGAATTACCGTCCATCACCTCAATCTTAAAAAATAA